The following coding sequences are from one Humulus lupulus chromosome X, drHumLupu1.1, whole genome shotgun sequence window:
- the LOC133804515 gene encoding uncharacterized protein LOC133804515: MSLESNRSSLPLPIFHGENYDFWSIKMRTYFRSQYLWKIIEEGVTIPEDITSLSEDQKKVMEDSQQRDSHALYCLQQAMADNLFPRIMGAATAKEAWDTLQEEFQGTIKVRIVRLQKLRRDFENLKMKDNETAKDYYSKIKEIVNQMGAYGEIISDKNIVQKILISCTEKYDSIVSVIEEIKDLETLSPTELMGSLEAYESRRERHKESEAENAFQSKINPRSQKPKVDGKKTQEKQKENNDKYPPCGICKRKIHLEKDCWFKGKPQCQNCKNFGHTEKTCRLKKSHQANFSEEKNDESNLFYVCQATTEEGKYTWYLDSGCSNHMTKNESIFCSLDKSKTKVKIGNGDFMEAVGKGTIAIDTKKGKRYINVLLVPNIDQNLLSVGQMIEKGYSLHF, translated from the coding sequence GACCTATTTTCGATCACAATATCTATGGAAAATTATTGAAGAGGGAGTCACTATTCCGGAAGACATTACATCTCTTTCGGAAGATCAAAAGAAGGTAATGGAGGATAGTCAACAAAGGGATTCTCATGCATTATActgcttgcagcaagctatggcagACAATCTTTTTCCACGGATTATGGGCGCAGCAACGGCAAAAGAAGCATGGGACACGCTGCAGGAGGAGTTCCAAGGAACAATTAAGGTACGCATTGTTAGACTACAAAAGCTTAGAagagattttgaaaatcttaaaaTGAAAGATAATGAGACTGCAAAAGATTACTATTCTAAAATTAAAGAAATAGTAAATCAAATGGGAGCCTACGGAGAAATAATTTCTGACAAGAATATAGTACAAAAGATACTAATTTCTTGTACAGAAAAATATGATTCAATAGTTTCTGTGATAGAGGAAATTAAAGATTTAGAAACTCTATCACCAACTGAACTAATGGGCTCTCTTGAAGCATATGAAAGTAGACGAGAAAGGCATAAGGAAAGTGAAGCTGAAAATGCCTTTCAGTCTAAAATCAATCCGCGGTCTCAAAAACCAAAAGTTGATGGGAAAAAGAcacaagaaaaacaaaaagaaaataacgACAAGTATCCTCCATGTGGCATTTGTAAAAGAAAAATTCACTTGGAGAAAGACTGCTGGTTTAAAGGAAAACCACAGTGCCAAAATTGTAAAAATTTTGGCCACACTGAAAAAACTTGTCGTTTAAAGAAATCCCATCAAGCTAATTTTTCCGAAGAGAAAAATGATGAAAGTAATCTCTTCTATGTCTGTCAAGCTACAACAGAAGAAGGAAAATATACTTGGTATCTTGATAGTGGTTGTAGTAACCACATGACGAAAAATGAAAGCATCTTTTGTAGTCTTGATAAATCCAAGACTAAAGTCAAAATCGGTAATGGTGACTTCATGGAAGCAGTCGGCAAAGGCACCATCGCCATTGACACTAAAAAAGGCAAGAGATACATCAATGTACTCTTGGTACCCAACATCGATCAAAACCTACTTAGTGTAGGCCAAATGATTGAAAAAGGGTACTCTTTGCATTTTTAA